The genomic region CGATAAACAAATATTCCCTCCCAATCCACTACCAAAACCGGTATTAGAAAACTTTATAAAAATAGCTCAATCACAAGAAATGGATTTACAACGATATCAGGAAGTTATAAGAGGAAACCGTATGTTTTACGTTATACGCCGAATATCTTCACCAACGGGTAATTTTTATTTACTTTCCTATATGTGGGATAGTTATCGCCAAAGCTTGGTCCGTACCCTGTTCCGTCAGCTTTCTTTGGTGATGGGGATGGTATTTATTCTAAGCTGGATTCCGGCCATTATATTAGCACAATATCTCACTAAACCTTTAGTTTTTTTGGAAAAACATGTCAGTCAAATTGCCAAACAAAACTGGGAAGAGCCAGTAGTCATTCAACGAGAGGATGAAATTGGTCGCTTGGCGAAGTCAATTGATGTTTTAAGAAATCGTTTAATAAGACAAAATGAAATTCAACAAAATTCCTTGCAAAACATATCCCACGCCCTCAAAACTCCAGTAATGGTCATAAGGAGCTACGCTCAGTCAATTCTTGATGGCATCTTTCCTAAAGGAAATCTGGAGGCTTCGGTTTTAGTAATCGATCAAGAAGCTGAACGTTTGCAAAAAAGAAATCGGGATCTTTTATATTTAACTAAACTTGACGTCCTTAACACCATCAATCAATCTCAAGATCAGTATCGACTTGACGAACTCATCATAGATGTTATGAACCGTTTCCAAATAAGAAGAAAGGATATCAAGTGGATTACAGATCTTGAGGATATAAGTTATTCCGGTGATTATGAACAGTGGACTGTAGCCCTGGAAAATTTAATGGATAATCAAGTCCGATATGCTCATAATACCATAACAATTTCACTCAAGACTCAGCCCAACTCCCAAATTCTCATCCAGGTTGGAAATGATGGACCTTCTATTGAAGAAAAGACTATGAAAACACTTTTTGAGAAATTCCATCCTGGCATGAAAGGCGAGTTTGGGCTCGGTCTATCTATAACTGCAAGAATCATTAAACTCCATGGCGGTACCATATCCGTTGCTAATCAGGAAAAGGGCGTTACCTTCTCTATTTTAATTCCAGCTCAAAAATCATGACGAGTGAATTTTAATACTCTTCATAGGTGGTTTTTAATTTTTGATCCCGTTCTGCCCGCTCAATAGCTAGCTCTATGAGACGAGTTATTAAGTCTTTATAAGATAAACCACTTGCTTCCCAAAGCTTGGG from Candidatus Atribacteria bacterium ADurb.Bin276 harbors:
- the cssS gene encoding Sensor histidine kinase CssS, whose product is MKMKNLPLAIQIWLIFALLIIVVTVALLLIIPFSLDRFFINEIYANIENGQDTFQSGEIWQFPRNLPPIVNDEADQNIRTVRHLLFNNDKQIFPPNPLPKPVLENFIKIAQSQEMDLQRYQEVIRGNRMFYVIRRISSPTGNFYLLSYMWDSYRQSLVRTLFRQLSLVMGMVFILSWIPAIILAQYLTKPLVFLEKHVSQIAKQNWEEPVVIQREDEIGRLAKSIDVLRNRLIRQNEIQQNSLQNISHALKTPVMVIRSYAQSILDGIFPKGNLEASVLVIDQEAERLQKRNRDLLYLTKLDVLNTINQSQDQYRLDELIIDVMNRFQIRRKDIKWITDLEDISYSGDYEQWTVALENLMDNQVRYAHNTITISLKTQPNSQILIQVGNDGPSIEEKTMKTLFEKFHPGMKGEFGLGLSITARIIKLHGGTISVANQEKGVTFSILIPAQKS